From the Misgurnus anguillicaudatus chromosome 17, ASM2758022v2, whole genome shotgun sequence genome, one window contains:
- the nab1b gene encoding NGFI-A-binding protein 1b isoform X2 encodes MAATLPRTLGELQLYRILQRANLLCYYDAFIQQGGDDVQQLCEAGEDEFLEIMALVGMASKPLHVRRLQKALRDWVTNPALFNQPLTSLPVCSIPVYKLPEGSPTLLPGNGARGEAQSVKVPKCLATACVDPGKGEAGNGSSSATVSPLQSGSEPRFWASHGTESEHSLSPADLGSPSSPRDGLEVLDVAAVQSVAECVERISQTLPKSDPGEVKELLKGNKKLAKMISHIFDMSEEDPHREEEIRKYSAIYGRFDSKRKDGKHLTLHELTVNEAAAQLCMKEVALLTRRDELFGLARQVSREVTYKYTYRTSKSRCGDRDEPSPKRIKTEVQLERLLAKQMEILHDAAAQDRLQALEWRVPPGPYKHSGDRQKSNGVSTDKSTEQGERPLNLRVTGQRTNTSDGETPLGKQLANELKRHHQANIESKTSGATENGGDASSRALNLSEKKVIKSEPEDSR; translated from the exons ATGGCAGCGACTTTACCAAGAACCCTTGGAGAGTTGCAGCTCTACCGCATTCTTCAAAGAGCCAACCTGCTGTGTTACTACGACGCTTTCATCCAGCAGGGCGGCGACGATGTTCAGCAGCTGTGCGAGGCCGGTGAGGATGAGTTCCTTGAAATCATGGCGCTCGTGGGTATGGCCAGCAAGCCCCTACACGTCAGACGCCTACAGAAAGCACTGCGTGACTGGGTCACAAACCCTGCCCTTTTCAATCAACCCCTCACATCCCTGCCCGTCTGCAGTATTCCTGTCTATAAGCTACCCGAGGGGTCACCTACATTGTTGCCCGGTAACGGCGCCCGTGGTGAAGCTCAAAGTGTGAAAGTGCCCAAATGTTTGGCGACTGCTTGCGTAGACCCTGGAAAAGGAGAAGCGGGTAACGGAAGTTCTTCTGCGACAGTTTCGCCCCTCCAGAGCGGCAGCGAGCCGCGGTTTTGGGCCAGTCACGGCACGGAGAGCGAGCACAGTCTGTCCCCTGCAGATCTGGGCTCACCGTCTTCTCCTCGGGATGGGCTGGAGGTGTTGGACGTGGCTGCGGTACAGTCCGTGGCGGAGTGCGTGGAAAGAATCTCACAGACTTTGCCTAAGAGTGACCCAGGAGAGGTTAAAGAACTGTTGAAGGGAAATAAGAAGTTAGCCAAAATGATCAGCCACATCTTTGATATGAGTGAGGAAGATCCCCATAGAGAAGAGGAGATTCGCAAGTATAGTGCCATATATGGCCGATTCGACTCGAAACGAAAAGATGGAAAGCATTTAACTCTGCACGAG CTCACAGTGAACGAAGCCGCAGCCCAGCTCTGTATGAAGGAGGTGGCATTGCTGACTCGCAGAGATGAGCTTTTTGGACTGGCGCGTCAGGTCTCCCGAGAGGTCACCTATAAATACACCTACAGAACCAGCAA ATCTCGATGTGGAGACAGAGATGAGCCGTCCCCAAAGAGGATCAAAACAGAA GTTCAGCTGGAGCGTCTGCTGGCCAAACAGATGGAGATCCTGCATGACGCCGCGGCGCAGGACAGACTCCAGGCTCTGGAGTGGAGGGTTCCACCGGGACCGTACAAACACAGCGGAGACAGACAAAAAAGTAATGGGGTATCCACCGATAAAAGTACCGAACAGG GTGAGCGACCGCTGAATCTGAGGGTGACCGGTCAGAGGACAAACACGTCTGATGGGGAGACGCCTCTTGGAAAGCAGCTGGCCAATGAGTTGAAGAGGCATCACCAAGCTAATATAGAGAGCAAGACATCAGGAGCCACAG AAAATGGAGGAGACGCCTCTTCACGTGCCCTCAATCTCTCAGAGAAGAAGGTCATCAAATCAGAACCAGAGGATTCCAGATAG
- the nab1b gene encoding NGFI-A-binding protein 1b isoform X1, which translates to MAATLPRTLGELQLYRILQRANLLCYYDAFIQQGGDDVQQLCEAGEDEFLEIMALVGMASKPLHVRRLQKALRDWVTNPALFNQPLTSLPVCSIPVYKLPEGSPTLLPGNGARGEAQSVKVPKCLATACVDPGKGEAGNGSSSATVSPLQSGSEPRFWASHGTESEHSLSPADLGSPSSPRDGLEVLDVAAVQSVAECVERISQTLPKSDPGEVKELLKGNKKLAKMISHIFDMSEEDPHREEEIRKYSAIYGRFDSKRKDGKHLTLHELTVNEAAAQLCMKEVALLTRRDELFGLARQVSREVTYKYTYRTSKSRCGDRDEPSPKRIKTEEGCFDLQEALQAIHMRQETLKEQLAHARSKGEETVGRNIQVQLERLLAKQMEILHDAAAQDRLQALEWRVPPGPYKHSGDRQKSNGVSTDKSTEQGERPLNLRVTGQRTNTSDGETPLGKQLANELKRHHQANIESKTSGATENGGDASSRALNLSEKKVIKSEPEDSR; encoded by the exons ATGGCAGCGACTTTACCAAGAACCCTTGGAGAGTTGCAGCTCTACCGCATTCTTCAAAGAGCCAACCTGCTGTGTTACTACGACGCTTTCATCCAGCAGGGCGGCGACGATGTTCAGCAGCTGTGCGAGGCCGGTGAGGATGAGTTCCTTGAAATCATGGCGCTCGTGGGTATGGCCAGCAAGCCCCTACACGTCAGACGCCTACAGAAAGCACTGCGTGACTGGGTCACAAACCCTGCCCTTTTCAATCAACCCCTCACATCCCTGCCCGTCTGCAGTATTCCTGTCTATAAGCTACCCGAGGGGTCACCTACATTGTTGCCCGGTAACGGCGCCCGTGGTGAAGCTCAAAGTGTGAAAGTGCCCAAATGTTTGGCGACTGCTTGCGTAGACCCTGGAAAAGGAGAAGCGGGTAACGGAAGTTCTTCTGCGACAGTTTCGCCCCTCCAGAGCGGCAGCGAGCCGCGGTTTTGGGCCAGTCACGGCACGGAGAGCGAGCACAGTCTGTCCCCTGCAGATCTGGGCTCACCGTCTTCTCCTCGGGATGGGCTGGAGGTGTTGGACGTGGCTGCGGTACAGTCCGTGGCGGAGTGCGTGGAAAGAATCTCACAGACTTTGCCTAAGAGTGACCCAGGAGAGGTTAAAGAACTGTTGAAGGGAAATAAGAAGTTAGCCAAAATGATCAGCCACATCTTTGATATGAGTGAGGAAGATCCCCATAGAGAAGAGGAGATTCGCAAGTATAGTGCCATATATGGCCGATTCGACTCGAAACGAAAAGATGGAAAGCATTTAACTCTGCACGAG CTCACAGTGAACGAAGCCGCAGCCCAGCTCTGTATGAAGGAGGTGGCATTGCTGACTCGCAGAGATGAGCTTTTTGGACTGGCGCGTCAGGTCTCCCGAGAGGTCACCTATAAATACACCTACAGAACCAGCAA ATCTCGATGTGGAGACAGAGATGAGCCGTCCCCAAAGAGGATCAAAACAGAA GAGGGATGTTTTGACCTTCAAGAGGCGCTGCAGGCAATTCACATGCGCCAGGAGACCCTTAAGGAGCAGTTAGCCCACGCAAGATCTAAGGGAGAGGAGACGGTTGGGCGGAACATCCAG GTTCAGCTGGAGCGTCTGCTGGCCAAACAGATGGAGATCCTGCATGACGCCGCGGCGCAGGACAGACTCCAGGCTCTGGAGTGGAGGGTTCCACCGGGACCGTACAAACACAGCGGAGACAGACAAAAAAGTAATGGGGTATCCACCGATAAAAGTACCGAACAGG GTGAGCGACCGCTGAATCTGAGGGTGACCGGTCAGAGGACAAACACGTCTGATGGGGAGACGCCTCTTGGAAAGCAGCTGGCCAATGAGTTGAAGAGGCATCACCAAGCTAATATAGAGAGCAAGACATCAGGAGCCACAG AAAATGGAGGAGACGCCTCTTCACGTGCCCTCAATCTCTCAGAGAAGAAGGTCATCAAATCAGAACCAGAGGATTCCAGATAG